A single Thermosynechococcus vestitus BP-1 DNA region contains:
- a CDS encoding dynamin family protein, which produces MQAPNLVYRKFQAARDAAQGFKGQWQQFSKRFIDCLEQTQKAGQVKADFLQQCKADIAALHSSLEEALQALNARLDSPLLTLATTGTTSSGKSTLVNFLCGAELVPVAVSEMSAGTVTLEDGDVPSLTIEATPGALWECGTWENISAATIYDKLEEAMVQYLDTKDTNPSLAPPKANITYPIQFLRQHRHQLGLPFGTRVQLLDLPGFAYVGDERNAQIIREQCRQALCLVTYNSAETDAKKTEQLLEEVVIQVKNLGGSPARMLFVLNRIDVFQEDRDPQKSEQRFVSKTVGQIKAKLKEKLPEHEEAIETLKVLKLSARAALYSQLIQQSVGEERAKICERAEEQHKALIGEDLLEELPRNPAKWTDHDCQRVAESLWANSYGQELFKELVEQIQQHFAELVIPQIVVDFNKGAANKVLEWCTQEVDAICNSIEEKYRQECERLEETGVQLSEKLQQAGKNLKVPFEEMKELITSHSPITNHSIVLLESIMFEFIGNKEQTECEPEVDDNDDDEWSDKIRQWRDKIQQWHSQVDDEWRDKIKLDDEILPLIYTWRREVFISIEQLLEQVYLSIQGGKVDFSADVNLKQLPPPDQKYVQELEETLREFIEFIKAIGYNCADVAKQGMTIRQETQGDFKIIYFQSIIKNIQKRLSEVIEVLVKSVLAREQGPIYDVVSLLFRNHLEYLQESAQRIAPELGIQFPMSTLSQVQKELNWDISLEKAFSPEAKEATWTAIETRKTRPWWLLRLIEIETKVTVQKSGLELEVPSMEKLCEDWIAACKERVEEYLVPAYLDWFIEQTDLLTEQANEYQQAVLERYRSKLSECRQALSIDYETRKQFWEPMRTSVAELEQERPSWDKIKQSENAGVTSIDLNAETSSV; this is translated from the coding sequence ATGCAAGCGCCAAATCTCGTCTATCGGAAATTTCAGGCTGCGAGAGACGCGGCCCAAGGGTTCAAAGGTCAGTGGCAGCAATTCTCAAAGCGGTTCATTGATTGTCTTGAGCAGACCCAAAAGGCGGGGCAGGTGAAGGCGGACTTTCTCCAGCAATGCAAAGCTGACATTGCAGCACTTCACTCAAGTTTAGAGGAGGCGTTACAGGCACTCAACGCAAGGCTAGACAGCCCCCTACTCACCCTTGCCACCACCGGTACGACTAGCAGCGGCAAAAGTACCCTTGTCAACTTCCTCTGTGGTGCTGAACTTGTCCCTGTTGCCGTCAGTGAAATGAGCGCCGGCACCGTTACCCTTGAGGATGGCGACGTCCCCTCCCTGACCATTGAAGCCACACCGGGGGCCCTTTGGGAATGCGGCACTTGGGAAAACATTAGTGCAGCCACCATCTATGACAAGCTAGAGGAGGCAATGGTACAGTACCTAGACACCAAGGACACAAACCCTTCCCTAGCGCCCCCCAAAGCCAACATCACCTACCCCATCCAGTTTCTGCGGCAGCATCGGCACCAGTTGGGCCTGCCCTTTGGGACTCGTGTTCAGCTCCTTGACCTGCCCGGCTTTGCCTATGTGGGGGATGAGCGGAATGCCCAGATTATCCGTGAGCAATGTCGGCAGGCGCTATGCCTTGTCACCTACAACAGCGCTGAAACGGACGCCAAGAAAACCGAACAACTCCTTGAGGAAGTGGTGATCCAAGTCAAAAACCTAGGGGGGTCACCGGCACGGATGCTCTTTGTCCTCAATCGCATTGATGTGTTTCAGGAGGATAGAGACCCCCAGAAGTCGGAGCAGCGCTTTGTGAGCAAGACCGTTGGCCAGATCAAAGCTAAGCTTAAAGAGAAGTTGCCGGAGCATGAGGAGGCCATTGAGACGCTGAAGGTGCTGAAGCTGAGTGCCCGGGCGGCTTTGTATAGTCAACTCATCCAGCAAAGCGTAGGGGAAGAACGGGCAAAGATTTGTGAGCGGGCGGAGGAACAGCACAAAGCGTTAATTGGCGAAGACCTTTTAGAAGAGTTGCCCCGTAATCCAGCGAAATGGACTGATCACGATTGCCAGCGGGTGGCAGAGAGTCTGTGGGCAAATTCCTATGGTCAAGAACTCTTTAAGGAACTGGTTGAGCAAATTCAACAGCATTTTGCCGAGCTCGTCATTCCCCAAATTGTGGTGGACTTCAACAAGGGTGCAGCAAATAAGGTTCTAGAGTGGTGTACCCAAGAGGTCGATGCCATCTGCAACAGTATAGAAGAGAAGTATCGCCAAGAGTGTGAGAGGCTAGAGGAGACTGGGGTTCAACTTTCAGAGAAACTACAACAAGCGGGGAAAAACCTGAAGGTACCTTTTGAGGAGATGAAAGAGCTCATTACCAGCCATTCACCCATTACCAACCATTCGATTGTGTTATTAGAATCTATTATGTTCGAATTTATTGGAAATAAAGAACAAACTGAGTGCGAACCCGAAGTTGATGATAATGATGATGATGAGTGGTCGGATAAAATACGGCAATGGCGCGATAAAATACAGCAATGGCATAGTCAGGTTGATGATGAGTGGAGGGATAAAATAAAGCTAGATGATGAAATATTACCTCTGATATACACTTGGAGACGTGAAGTATTCATCTCAATTGAGCAACTACTAGAGCAAGTTTACCTTTCTATACAAGGTGGCAAGGTCGATTTTTCAGCGGATGTGAACCTTAAGCAGTTGCCACCCCCTGACCAGAAATACGTGCAGGAACTTGAGGAAACATTAAGAGAGTTCATTGAATTCATCAAGGCTATAGGTTATAACTGTGCAGACGTTGCTAAACAAGGAATGACCATTCGGCAAGAGACCCAGGGAGATTTCAAAATTATCTACTTTCAGTCCATCATCAAAAATATCCAAAAGCGTCTTAGTGAGGTTATTGAAGTTCTTGTCAAAAGTGTTCTAGCTCGTGAGCAGGGTCCTATTTACGACGTCGTGAGCCTCTTATTTAGAAACCATTTAGAATACCTACAGGAGAGTGCTCAGAGGATTGCCCCAGAGCTTGGGATTCAGTTCCCGATGAGTACTTTAAGTCAAGTTCAGAAAGAACTCAATTGGGACATCTCCCTAGAAAAAGCCTTTTCTCCAGAAGCAAAAGAGGCGACATGGACCGCTATTGAAACAAGGAAAACAAGACCTTGGTGGCTGCTCCGGTTGATTGAAATAGAAACAAAAGTAACTGTACAAAAGTCTGGCTTAGAGCTTGAAGTTCCCAGCATGGAAAAGCTCTGTGAAGACTGGATCGCTGCCTGTAAAGAGCGGGTGGAGGAGTACTTAGTGCCCGCATATCTTGATTGGTTTATAGAGCAAACCGATTTGCTCACAGAACAAGCGAATGAATATCAGCAAGCGGTACTAGAGCGCTATCGCTCTAAATTAAGCGAATGCCGCCAAGCGCTCAGCATAGATTATGAAACCCGCAAGCAGTTTTGGGAGCCAATGCGCACAAGTGTGGCTGAGCTAGAACAAGAGCGACCTTCTTGGGATAAGATTAAGCAGTCTGAAAATGCTGGAGTAACGTCCATTGATCTAAACGCTGAAACTAGCTCAGTATAG
- a CDS encoding dynamin family protein → MQAPNLVYRKFQAARDAAQGFKGQWQQFSKRFIDCLEQTQKAGQVKADFLQQCKADIAALHSSLEEALQALNARLDSPLLTLATTGTTSSGKSTLVNFLCGAELVPVAVSEMSAGTVTLEDGDVPSLTIEATPGALWECGTWENISAATIYDKLEEAMVQYLDTKDTNPSLAPPKANITYPIQFLRQHRHQLGLPFGTRVQLLDLPGFAYVGDERNAQIIREQCRQALCLVTYNSAETDAKKTEQLLEEVVIQVKNLGGSPARMLFVLNRIDVFQEDRDPQKSEQRFVSKTVGQIKAKLKEKLPEHEEAIETLKVLKLSARAALYSQLIQQSVGEERAKICERAEEQHKALIGEDLLEELPRNPAKWTDHDCQRVAESLWANSYGQELFKELVEQIQQHFAELVIPQIVVDFNKGAANKVLEWCTQEVDAICNSIEEKYRQECERLEETGVQLSEKLQQAGKNLKVPFEEMKELITSHSPITNHSIVLLESIMFEFIGNKEQTECEPEVDDNDDDEWSDKIRQWRDKIQQWHSQVDDEWRDKIKLDDEILPLIYTWRREVFISIEQLLEQVYLSIQGGKVDFSADVNLKQLPPPDQKYVQELEETLREFIEFIKAIGYNCADVAKQGMTIRQETQGDFKIIYFQSIIKNIQKRLSEVIEVLVKSVLAREQGPIYDVVSLLFRNHLEYLQESAQRIAPELGIQFPMSTLSQVQKELNWDIFVEKAFSPKKATWTTTERRKAGPRSLLCLIEIETKVNVKKSGFVLEVPSMVKLCEDWSAACKEWVDEYLVPAYLDWLLEQTDLLTEKANEYQQAVLERYRSKLSECHQALSIDYETHKQFWELMRTSVAELEQARPSWDKIK, encoded by the coding sequence ATGCAAGCGCCAAATCTCGTCTATCGGAAATTTCAGGCTGCGAGAGACGCGGCCCAAGGGTTCAAAGGTCAGTGGCAGCAATTCTCAAAGCGGTTCATTGATTGCCTTGAGCAGACCCAAAAGGCGGGGCAGGTGAAGGCGGACTTTCTCCAGCAATGCAAAGCTGACATTGCAGCACTTCACTCAAGTTTAGAAGAGGCGTTACAGGCACTCAACGCAAGGCTAGACAGCCCCCTACTCACCCTTGCCACCACCGGTACGACTAGCAGCGGCAAAAGTACCCTTGTCAACTTCCTCTGTGGTGCTGAACTTGTCCCTGTTGCCGTCAGTGAAATGAGCGCCGGCACCGTTACCCTTGAGGATGGCGACGTCCCCTCCCTGACCATTGAAGCTACACCGGGGGCCCTTTGGGAATGCGGCACTTGGGAAAACATTAGTGCAGCCACCATCTATGACAAGCTAGAGGAGGCAATGGTACAGTACCTAGACACCAAGGACACAAACCCTTCCCTAGCGCCCCCCAAAGCCAACATCACCTACCCCATCCAGTTTCTGCGGCAGCATCGGCACCAGTTGGGCCTGCCCTTTGGGACTCGTGTTCAGCTCCTTGACCTGCCCGGCTTTGCCTATGTGGGGGATGAGCGGAATGCCCAGATTATCCGTGAGCAATGTCGGCAGGCGCTATGCCTTGTCACCTACAACAGCGCTGAAACGGACGCCAAGAAAACCGAACAACTCCTTGAGGAAGTGGTGATCCAAGTCAAAAACCTAGGGGGGTCACCGGCACGGATGCTCTTTGTCCTCAATCGCATTGATGTGTTTCAGGAGGATAGAGACCCCCAGAAGTCGGAGCAGCGCTTTGTGAGCAAGACCGTTGGCCAGATCAAAGCTAAGCTTAAAGAGAAGTTGCCGGAGCATGAGGAGGCCATTGAGACGCTGAAGGTGCTGAAGCTGAGTGCCCGGGCGGCTTTGTATAGTCAACTCATCCAGCAAAGCGTAGGGGAAGAACGGGCAAAGATTTGTGAGCGGGCGGAGGAACAGCACAAAGCGTTAATTGGCGAAGACCTTTTAGAAGAGTTGCCCCGTAATCCAGCGAAATGGACTGATCACGATTGCCAGCGGGTGGCAGAGAGTCTGTGGGCAAATTCCTATGGTCAAGAACTCTTTAAGGAACTGGTTGAGCAAATTCAACAGCATTTTGCCGAGCTCGTCATTCCCCAAATTGTGGTGGACTTCAACAAGGGTGCAGCAAATAAGGTTCTAGAGTGGTGTACCCAAGAGGTCGATGCCATCTGCAACAGTATAGAAGAGAAGTATCGCCAAGAGTGTGAGAGGCTAGAGGAGACTGGGGTTCAACTTTCAGAGAAACTACAACAAGCGGGGAAAAACCTGAAGGTACCTTTTGAGGAGATGAAAGAGCTCATTACCAGCCATTCACCCATTACCAACCATTCGATTGTGTTATTAGAATCTATTATGTTCGAATTTATTGGAAATAAAGAACAAACTGAGTGCGAACCCGAAGTTGATGATAATGATGATGATGAGTGGTCGGATAAAATACGGCAATGGCGCGATAAAATACAGCAATGGCATAGTCAGGTTGATGATGAGTGGAGGGATAAAATAAAGCTAGATGATGAAATATTACCTCTGATATACACTTGGAGACGTGAAGTATTCATCTCAATTGAGCAACTACTAGAGCAAGTTTACCTTTCTATACAAGGTGGCAAGGTCGATTTTTCAGCGGATGTGAACCTTAAGCAGTTGCCACCCCCTGACCAGAAATACGTGCAGGAACTTGAGGAAACATTAAGAGAGTTCATTGAATTCATCAAGGCTATAGGTTATAACTGTGCAGACGTTGCTAAACAAGGAATGACCATTCGGCAAGAGACCCAGGGAGATTTCAAAATTATCTACTTTCAGTCCATCATCAAAAATATCCAAAAGCGTCTTAGTGAGGTTATTGAAGTTCTTGTCAAAAGTGTTCTAGCTCGTGAGCAGGGTCCTATTTACGACGTCGTGAGCCTCTTATTTAGAAACCATTTAGAATACCTACAGGAGAGTGCTCAGAGGATTGCCCCAGAGCTTGGGATTCAGTTCCCGATGAGTACTTTAAGTCAAGTTCAGAAAGAACTCAATTGGGACATTTTCGTAGAAAAAGCCTTTTCTCCAAAAAAGGCGACATGGACCACTACTGAAAGAAGGAAAGCAGGACCTCGGTCGCTGCTCTGCTTGATTGAAATAGAAACAAAAGTAAATGTAAAAAAGTCTGGTTTCGTGCTTGAAGTTCCCAGCATGGTAAAGCTCTGTGAAGACTGGAGCGCTGCCTGTAAAGAGTGGGTGGATGAGTACTTAGTGCCCGCATATCTTGATTGGCTTCTAGAGCAAACCGATTTACTCACAGAAAAAGCGAATGAATATCAGCAAGCGGTACTAGAGCGCTATCGCTCTAAATTAAGCGAATGCCACCAAGCGCTGAGCATAGATTATGAAACCCACAAGCAGTTTTGGGAGCTAATGCGCACAAGTGTGGCCGAGCTAGAACAAGCCCGACCTTCTTGGGATAAGATTAAGTAG
- a CDS encoding TldD/PmbA family protein — protein MTLEFRAAQHLSHELFAALKPGEALFVEIASESSQFIRFNRARVRQIGTVEDTQVTLRLQLQQRTASTSFPYRGTADLAAALEYLAQLRSETVQLPVDPYLVPPTDTGSIQDTYLGRLPDPDSVVETILKPVQDLDFVGIYSGGTIARGSFNSAGQEHWFATETFCLDYSLFTDTGKAVKNSYASTHWDTATYETQIASDRQQLAQLAQPPRQLPPGRYRTYFAPAAVAELVGMLSWGAVSEAAYRQGGSALAKLREGVTLSPLFSLQEDFTSGTVPRFNSDGDIAPPYLSLIERGQLQTLLISRRTAQEYNLVANGANRQESLRSPLVLAGTLPAVDVLAALDTGLYVGNLHYLNWSDRPNGRITGMTRYACFWVEQGKIVGPISDLRFDDSLYDFWGNNLEALTDTPMWIANTDTYERRSLGGITVPGMLVKAFQFTL, from the coding sequence ATGACCCTTGAGTTTCGCGCAGCTCAGCATCTGAGCCATGAGCTTTTTGCTGCCTTAAAGCCGGGGGAAGCGCTCTTTGTTGAAATTGCCAGTGAATCCAGCCAGTTTATTCGCTTTAATCGGGCGCGGGTACGTCAAATTGGCACGGTAGAGGATACACAGGTCACCCTGCGGTTGCAACTGCAGCAACGGACGGCGAGCACTTCCTTTCCCTATAGGGGAACGGCGGATTTGGCGGCGGCCCTAGAGTATTTGGCGCAATTGCGCTCAGAAACGGTTCAGCTCCCTGTGGATCCCTACTTAGTGCCACCAACGGATACGGGCTCTATTCAAGACACCTACCTTGGCCGCCTACCTGATCCTGACTCGGTTGTAGAAACCATCCTCAAACCTGTGCAAGACCTTGATTTTGTCGGCATTTATAGTGGCGGCACCATCGCTCGCGGTAGCTTTAACTCCGCAGGCCAGGAGCATTGGTTTGCCACGGAAACCTTTTGCTTAGATTATTCCCTCTTTACAGACACGGGCAAAGCCGTCAAAAATAGCTACGCCAGTACCCATTGGGACACTGCCACCTACGAAACCCAAATTGCCAGCGATCGCCAGCAGTTAGCCCAGTTGGCACAGCCGCCACGCCAGTTGCCGCCAGGACGCTATCGCACCTACTTTGCCCCCGCTGCTGTCGCTGAACTCGTGGGGATGCTCTCCTGGGGCGCCGTCAGTGAGGCCGCCTATCGTCAAGGGGGCAGTGCCCTCGCCAAGTTACGGGAAGGGGTGACTCTATCTCCCCTTTTCAGTTTGCAGGAGGACTTTACCAGCGGCACGGTGCCCCGCTTCAATAGCGATGGCGATATTGCTCCTCCCTACCTCTCTTTAATTGAGCGCGGCCAATTGCAAACGCTGCTCATTAGTCGGCGCACAGCTCAGGAATACAACCTTGTGGCCAATGGTGCCAACCGGCAAGAAAGCTTGCGATCGCCCCTCGTGCTGGCCGGTACTCTGCCAGCGGTGGATGTGCTTGCTGCCCTCGATACGGGGCTGTACGTCGGCAATTTGCACTACCTCAACTGGAGCGATCGTCCCAATGGACGCATAACGGGCATGACCCGCTACGCCTGTTTTTGGGTAGAGCAGGGCAAAATCGTTGGCCCCATTAGCGATCTGCGGTTTGATGACAGTTTGTATGACTTTTGGGGCAACAACCTAGAAGCCTTGACCGACACCCCCATGTGGATCGCCAACACCGATACCTACGAACGCCGCTCCCTTGGGGGCATTACGGTGCCGGGGATGCTAGTCAAGGCCTTTCAGTTTACGCTCTAG
- a CDS encoding heme oxygenase (biliverdin-producing): MTTSLATKLREGTKKAHTMAENVGFVRCFLKGTVEKSSYRKLVASLYHVYSAMEQEMERLKDHPIVGKIYFPELNRKSSLERDLTYYFGSNWREEIPPSPATQAYVARIHEVANTAPELLVAHSYTRYLGDLSGGQILKGIAERAMNLQDGEGTAFYRFESISDEKAFKQLYRQRLDELPVDEATADRIVDEANAAFGMNMKIFQELEGNLIRAIGQLLFNTLTRRKQRGSTELATAD, from the coding sequence ATGACAACGTCTCTAGCGACGAAATTGCGCGAAGGCACCAAAAAAGCCCATACCATGGCCGAGAACGTTGGCTTTGTGCGCTGCTTCCTCAAAGGCACCGTAGAAAAAAGCTCCTACCGCAAGCTCGTTGCCAGCCTCTATCACGTTTACAGCGCCATGGAACAGGAGATGGAGCGGCTCAAAGATCATCCCATTGTTGGCAAAATTTACTTTCCGGAGCTGAACCGCAAAAGTAGCCTTGAGCGAGATCTCACCTATTACTTTGGTTCCAATTGGCGCGAGGAAATTCCCCCTTCGCCAGCGACGCAGGCCTATGTTGCCCGCATCCATGAGGTGGCCAATACTGCCCCGGAACTGTTGGTGGCGCACTCCTACACCCGCTACCTAGGGGATCTTTCGGGCGGCCAAATCCTCAAGGGGATTGCTGAGCGGGCGATGAATTTGCAGGATGGCGAAGGCACAGCGTTTTATCGGTTTGAGTCCATTAGTGACGAAAAGGCCTTTAAGCAACTCTATCGCCAACGCCTCGATGAACTGCCGGTGGATGAGGCCACGGCAGACCGGATTGTGGATGAGGCCAATGCCGCCTTTGGCATGAACATGAAGATCTTCCAGGAACTGGAGGGCAACCTGATCAGGGCCATTGGGCAGTTGCTCTTTAATACGCTGACTCGTCGCAAACAGCGGGGCAGCACTGAACTGGCCACCGCCGACTAA
- the argH gene encoding argininosuccinate lyase: protein MSAPPQPWSQRFEQALHPAIARFNASIGFDIRLIEYDLSGSQAHARMLAKTGIISPEEAETLIQGLEQIRQEYRAGQFTPGIEAEDVHFAVERRLTELVGEVGKKLHTARSRNDQVGTDVRLYLRSEIDHILQQLRQWQRTLLDLAQSHVETLIPGYTHLQRAQPLSLAHHLLAYVEMAQRDIERLRQIRERVNISPLGAGALAGTTFPIDRHYTAELLGFREPYRNSLDAVSDRDFVIEFLCAASLIMVHLSRLSEEIILWASEEFAFVQLTDTCATGSSIMPQKKNPDVPELVRGKSGRVFGHLQALLVMMKGLPLAYNKDLQEDKEALFDAVDTVRACLEAMTILMAEGLVFQTQRLAAAVESDFANATDVADYLASKGVPFREAYNLVGQVVKTCVAQQKLLKDLTLEEWQALHPAFGPDIYQRIAPRQVVAARNSYGGTGFDQVRQALAAARDRLNDF from the coding sequence GTGAGTGCCCCACCTCAGCCTTGGAGCCAGCGCTTTGAACAGGCCCTCCATCCGGCGATCGCCCGCTTTAACGCCAGTATTGGTTTTGACATTCGCCTCATTGAATACGATCTCAGCGGCTCCCAGGCCCATGCCCGCATGCTGGCAAAAACAGGGATCATTAGCCCAGAGGAAGCAGAAACACTGATCCAAGGCCTAGAGCAAATTCGCCAAGAATACCGTGCCGGTCAGTTTACCCCCGGCATTGAGGCGGAGGATGTTCACTTTGCCGTTGAACGCCGCCTCACAGAATTGGTGGGGGAGGTGGGTAAGAAACTGCACACGGCGCGATCGCGCAACGATCAGGTAGGCACCGATGTGCGCCTCTATTTACGCTCCGAAATTGATCACATTCTTCAACAACTGCGGCAGTGGCAGCGCACCCTGCTGGATCTGGCGCAATCCCATGTAGAAACCCTCATCCCTGGTTACACCCACCTGCAACGGGCACAACCCCTGAGCTTGGCTCACCATCTCCTCGCCTATGTGGAAATGGCGCAGCGGGACATTGAGCGACTGCGGCAAATTCGCGAGCGGGTGAATATCTCTCCCTTAGGGGCTGGGGCCCTGGCGGGCACAACGTTCCCCATCGATCGCCACTACACAGCGGAATTGTTGGGCTTTCGGGAACCCTATCGCAATAGCCTCGATGCCGTCAGCGATCGCGATTTTGTCATTGAATTTCTCTGTGCCGCTAGCTTGATCATGGTGCATCTATCGCGGCTCTCGGAGGAGATTATTCTCTGGGCCTCTGAGGAGTTTGCCTTTGTGCAGCTCACCGATACCTGTGCCACCGGCTCTAGTATCATGCCCCAAAAGAAAAATCCCGATGTGCCGGAATTGGTGCGGGGGAAAAGCGGCCGCGTCTTTGGCCACTTGCAGGCCCTCTTGGTGATGATGAAGGGGCTACCCTTGGCCTATAACAAGGATCTCCAAGAGGATAAAGAAGCCCTTTTCGATGCCGTCGATACGGTGCGTGCCTGCCTAGAGGCAATGACGATCCTGATGGCCGAGGGGCTGGTGTTTCAAACCCAACGCTTGGCAGCGGCGGTGGAGAGTGATTTTGCCAATGCTACGGATGTGGCCGACTACTTGGCCAGCAAAGGGGTGCCCTTCCGCGAGGCCTATAACTTGGTGGGGCAAGTGGTGAAAACCTGTGTTGCTCAGCAGAAGCTCCTCAAAGACCTCACCCTTGAGGAATGGCAAGCCCTGCATCCCGCCTTTGGGCCGGATATTTATCAACGGATTGCCCCCCGCCAAGTGGTGGCTGCCCGCAATAGCTATGGTGGGACAGGGTTTGATCAGGTGCGCCAGGCCCTGGCTGCGGCCCGCGATCGCCTTAATGATTTTTAA
- a CDS encoding diguanylate cyclase domain-containing protein, producing the protein MYSPMMFGAAQQIVKRMAHHMRELKIRQGDTAYHRYITVSAGSYFVTAGERQSTLTEILAIADAAVDQAKKQGRDRSILLDYFS; encoded by the coding sequence TTGTACTCCCCTATGATGTTTGGGGCGGCTCAACAAATCGTTAAACGGATGGCCCATCACATGCGGGAACTGAAAATCCGCCAAGGAGACACGGCCTACCATCGCTACATCACAGTTAGTGCTGGGTCATACTTTGTCACTGCCGGGGAACGTCAGAGCACCTTAACTGAGATCCTTGCCATTGCTGATGCTGCTGTTGATCAGGCCAAAAAACAGGGGCGCGATCGCTCTATTCTTCTTGACTATTTCTCTTGA
- a CDS encoding tetratricopeptide repeat-containing glycosyltransferase family 2 protein, which produces MAITLCMIVRDEATRLPQCLASVAGVVDEAVIVDTGSQDETVAIARDWGARVYEIPWQDDFAAARNVALGYVTTEWVLVLDADETLTPAFAALLPQICQHPNWLVVILLRQELGVIPPYTPVARLFRRHPAISFQRPYHETIDDSVLALQQREPHWQIGHVSGVAIVHRGYLGDQRQQKQERAERIMRRHLEQHPEDAYLWSKLAGVYLARGNWEQAQRCLEEGLKTDTLPPAIAQELYYQQGNLYAERGEWQAAIAAYEMALGTPTPEVMHLATYLRLAEAQKQLKRWGHALATYDRLQRLDPTCALAYQNQGALLLRLGQVSAGLAKLRQAIALLRDQNPAEAQRLTQELQAMGLLSPSEKSS; this is translated from the coding sequence ATGGCCATTACCCTCTGCATGATTGTGCGGGATGAGGCGACACGCTTACCCCAGTGCCTAGCCAGTGTTGCCGGCGTTGTTGATGAAGCGGTGATTGTGGATACGGGGTCGCAGGATGAAACGGTGGCGATCGCCCGCGATTGGGGGGCACGGGTCTATGAAATTCCTTGGCAAGATGATTTTGCCGCTGCCCGCAATGTTGCTCTAGGGTATGTGACCACTGAGTGGGTCTTAGTTCTCGATGCTGATGAAACCCTCACCCCTGCCTTTGCTGCTTTGCTGCCTCAAATTTGCCAGCACCCCAACTGGCTGGTGGTCATCTTGCTGCGGCAGGAACTGGGTGTTATTCCCCCCTATACGCCCGTAGCGCGGCTCTTTCGCCGTCATCCGGCCATCTCCTTTCAGCGGCCCTACCACGAAACCATTGATGACAGCGTTTTGGCGCTCCAACAGCGGGAACCCCATTGGCAAATTGGTCATGTCAGTGGTGTTGCCATTGTCCACAGGGGCTATCTGGGCGACCAGCGGCAGCAAAAGCAGGAACGGGCTGAGCGCATTATGCGTCGCCACCTTGAGCAGCACCCTGAGGACGCCTACCTGTGGAGTAAATTAGCCGGTGTATATCTGGCCAGGGGCAACTGGGAGCAGGCTCAGCGGTGTTTAGAAGAGGGGTTAAAGACTGATACCCTTCCGCCAGCGATCGCCCAGGAACTTTACTATCAGCAAGGGAATCTCTACGCTGAGCGCGGGGAGTGGCAAGCGGCAATTGCCGCCTATGAAATGGCCCTAGGGACGCCCACCCCTGAGGTGATGCATCTTGCTACCTATCTGCGGCTGGCGGAAGCCCAAAAGCAATTAAAACGCTGGGGCCATGCCCTGGCCACCTACGATCGCCTGCAAAGGTTGGATCCAACCTGTGCCTTAGCCTATCAAAATCAGGGGGCACTGCTGCTGCGTCTAGGACAGGTCAGTGCTGGCCTTGCCAAACTACGTCAAGCCATTGCCCTGCTGCGGGATCAAAATCCAGCGGAGGCCCAGCGCCTCACCCAAGAACTCCAAGCAATGGGACTCCTCTCACCCAGCGAGAAGAGTTCATAA